Proteins encoded within one genomic window of Panicum virgatum strain AP13 chromosome 1N, P.virgatum_v5, whole genome shotgun sequence:
- the LOC120653339 gene encoding uncharacterized protein LOC120653339, with the protein MAVPSYTYLKLKLPGPNGVIIVSGSFEQAYVSSREYFDLATTAANSAELGQLRATTPECCPDPGKPNQAPAFVSTDETKSIMVNDTDPAKTVRVGSQLSAK; encoded by the coding sequence ATGGCGGTGCCCagctacacctacctcaagctcaagctaCCGGGCCCGAACGGGGTCATCATAGTGAGCGGCTCCTTCGAGCAGGCCTACGTCAGCAGCCGCGAGTACTTCGACCTCGCCACCACTGCGGCAAACTCAGCTGAGCTTGGCCAGCTTCGCGCCACCACTCCCGAGTGCTGTCCTGACCCTGGCAAGCCCAACCAGGCACCAGCCTTCGTCTCAACCGATGAGACCAAGTCGATCATGGTCAACGACACCGATCCAGCCAAGACGGTGCGAGTCGGCTCCCAGCTGTCGGCCAAATAG
- the LOC120655275 gene encoding receptor-like protein kinase 5 — translation MRQTKHCSKLLQFTMAKPNHLLLALLLMLFFLTTNSDSAQPDDAEFRTLLTIKRDWGNPAALSSWNNNRSNTTASAFAHCEWAGVTCNGNGQVTALSLQSFNLSNPIPASICSLKNLTYLDLSYNNLTGHFPAAALYRCSALQFLDLSNNFFSGVLPTDIRNLSLGMEHLNLSCNSFSGSVPLAIAGFPKLKSLVLDTNSFNGSYPGSAIGNLTELEALTLADNPFSPGPIPDEFSKLKNLKILWLSGMNLTGGIPNTLSSLTELTTLALYENRLGGEIPAWVWKLPKLELLYLYANSFTGGIGPEVTAFSLQQLDLSANQLTGAIPAAIGKMKNLTLLFLYYNNLAGTIPPSVGLLPNLVDIRLFNNRLSGPLPPELGKHSPLGNLEVSNNFLTGEVPDTLCSNKKLYDIVLFNNNFSGVFPPFLGACDTLDNIMLQNNHFTGEFPDEVWSAFPKLTTVKIQNNNFTGFLPSTLSSNITRIEIGNNRFSGRIPESATGLQSFRAENNWFSHVPANMTKLANLTDLNLAGNQISGSIPTSIGALEKLNYLNLSSNQITGAIPAGIGLLSALLVLDLSNNQLTGGIPEDFKKNNHFSFLNLSPNQLAGEVPASLQMPAYYGSFLDNPGLCVESNSVLPLQTCSGGGGHDSRRKIILSVTISSFALFAFVADGVGCIWRKKDRQDVTSWKMTPFRAMNFTEHNILSNIQEENLIGRGGSGKVYRIHLGSQKSAAEGGGEAGGDSSTVAVKRIGNAGKADANLDKEFEAEVASLGGLRHGNIVDLLCCISGDDTKLLVYEYMENGSLDRWLHRRCKRGPPLGWPTRLSIAVDVARGHSYMHHGFTRPVIHRDIKCSNILLDHGFRAKIADFGLARILSRAGESEPASGICGTFGYIAPEYVSRAKVSEKVDVYSFGVVLLELATGRGAQDGGTESGSCLAKWASKRYESGEPGAGDLVDGEIQDQGCLDDMVAVLELGVACTGEDPSSRPPMSEVLRRLLQCSRSQLAVDVDDDDDCSAKDVGGVDSLREYGMTCG, via the exons ATGAGGCAAACAAAACACTGCTCCAAGCTTCTCCAGTTCACAATGGCCAAGCCAAACCACCTCCTTCTGGCGCtactcctcatgctcttcttcctcACAACCAATTCTGATTCGGCACAACCCGACGACGCCGAGTTCCGAACTCTCTTGACCATCAAGAGAGATTGGGGCAACCCTGCTGCACTCAGTTCATGGAACAACAACCGTAGCAACACCACCGCCTCTGCTTTCGCTCACTGCGAATGGGCTGGGGTTACTTGCAACGGCAACGGCCAAGTGACCGCCCTCTCCCTCCAAAGTTTCAACCTATCCAATCCAATCCCTGCCTCCATTTGCAGCCTCAAGAACCTAACCTATCTAGACCTATCCTACAACAACCTCACCGGCCatttcccggcggcggcgctctatAGATGCTCAGCACTTCAGTTCCTCGACCTATCGAACAATTTCTTCTCCGGCGTCCTCCCGACCGATATCAGGAACCTGTCGCTGGGCATGGAGCACCTCAACCTGTCATGCAATAGTTTCAGTGGCAGTGTGCCGTTGGCGATTGCCGGGTTCCCCAAGCTCAAGTCGCTGGTTCTTGACACAAACAGCTTCAACGGCAGCTACCCGGGCTCGGCCATCGGCAACCTCACCGAGCTCGAGGCGCTGACGCTAGCAGACAACCCATTTTCACCGGGGCCTATCCCTGATGAATTCAGCAAGCTGAAGAATCTGAAGATATTGTGGCTGTCAGGGATGAACCTGACTGGCGGCATCCCCAACACACTCTCCTCGCTCACTGAGCTGACCACGTTGGCTCTGTACGAAAATAGGCTCGGCGGCGAAATTCCGGCGTGGGTTTGGAAGCTTCCAAAGCTAGAGCTCCTCTACCTTTACGCGAACAGCTTCACCGGTGGGATTGGGCCTGAGGTCACCGCCTTCAGCTTGCAGCAGCTCGACCTGTCGGCGAACCAGCTCACCGGAGCAATACCAGCGGCCATCGGCAAGATGAAGAACTTGACATTGCTCTTCTTATACTACAACAACCTCGCCGGGACGATTCCGCCGAGCGTCGGGCTGCTCCCGAACCTCGTCGACATCCGGCTATTCAACAACAGGCTCTCCGGCCCCCTCCCGCCGGAGCTCGGGAAGCACTCGCCGCTCGGCAACCTGGAGGTGAGCAACAACTTCCTCACCGGCGAGGTCCCGGACACCCTCTGCTCGAACAAGAAGCTCTACGACATCGTGTTGTTCAACAACAATTTCTCCGGCGTGTTCCCGCCGTTCCTGGGGGCGTGCGACACGCTGGACAACATCATGCTGCAGAACAACCACTTCACCGGCGAGTTCCCGGACGAGGTATGGTCGGCGTTCCCCAAGCTGACCACCGTTAAGATTCAGAACAACAATTTCACAGGTTTTCTACCTAGCACTCTGTCCTCCAATATCACACGGATTGAGATTGGGAACAACAGATTCTCTGGCAGGATACCAGAATCAGCAACCGGCCTGCAATCGTTCAGAGCAGAAAACAATTGGTTCTCCCATGTACCTGCGAACATGACAAAGCTCGCCAACCTCACTGATCTCAACCTTGCTGGGAACCAGATTAGTGGATCCATACCAACGTCCATCGGAGCCCTTGAGAAGCTCAATTACCTCAATCTCAGCAGCAACCAGATAACAGGAGCGATCCCGGCAGGGATCGGGTTGCTCTCGGCGCTCCTCGTCCTCGATCTCTCCAACAACCAGCTCACCGGTGGCATCCCGGAGGACTTCAAAAAGAATAACCATTTCTCATTCCTTAATCTCTCGCCTAATCAGCTCGCCGGAGAGGTACCAGCCTCGCTGCAGATGCCGGCGTACTACGGCAGCTTCCTTGACAACCCTGGTTTGTGCGTCGAATCAAACTCCGTCCTACCCCTGCAGACGTGCTCCGGAGGCGGAGGCCATGATTCTAGGAGAAAGATCATTCTCTCGGTTACAATCTCAAGCTTTGCTCTCTTTGCCTTCGTCGCCGATGGTGTTGGGTGCATCTGGCGCAAGAAAGACCGGCAGGATGTCACATCGTGGAAGATGACGCCATTCAGAGCTATGAATTTTACCGAGCACAACATACTCAGCAACATTCAGGAGGAGAATCTGATCGGGAGAGGTGGGTCAGGGAAGGTTTACCGCATCCATCTGGGCAGCCAGAAATCAGcagcggaaggcggcggcgaggccggcggcgactcATCGACGGTGGCCGTGAAGAGGATCGGGAACGCCGGGAAGGCGGACGCCAACCTCGACAAGGAGTTCGAGGCGGAGGTGGCGTCGCTGGGCGGCCTCCGCCACGGCAACATTGTCGATCTGCTGTGCTGCATCTCCGGCGACGACACGAAGCTGCTCGTCTACGAGTACATGGAGAACGGCAGCCTGGACCGGTGGCTCCACCGGCGCTGCAAGCGCGGGCCGCCGCTGGGCTGGCCGACCAGGCTGAGcatcgccgtcgacgtcgccaGGGGCCACAGCTACATGCACCACGGCTTCACGAGGCCGGTCATCCACCGCGACATCAAGTGCAGCAACATCTTGCTCGACCACGGGTTCAGAGCCAAGATTGCCGACTTCGGGCTCGCCCGGATCCTCTCCAGGGCCGGCGAATCCGAGCCGGCATCGGGCATCTGCGGGACATTCGGGTACATTGCTCCAG AGTACGTGAGCAGGGCCAAGGTGAGTGAGAAGGTGgacgtgtacagcttcggcGTCGTGCTGCTGGAGCTCGCCACCGGGCGGGGGGCGCAGGACGGCGGCACGGAGTCCGGCAGCTGCCTGGCGAAGTGGGCGTCGAAGCGGTACGAGAGCGGCGAGCCGGGCGCGGGGGACCTGGTCGACGGTGAGATCCAGGACCAGGGCTGCCTGGACGACATGGTGGCGGTGTTGGAGCTCGGGGTGGCCTGCACCGGCGAGGACCCGTCGTCGAGGCCGCCGATGAGCGAGGTCCTCCGCCGGCTCCTCCAGTGTAGCCGGAGCCAGCTGGCCGTTGACgttgacgacgacgatgactgCTCTGCCAAAGACGTGGGCGGCGTTGATTCTTTGAGAGAGTATGGTATGACGTGTGGCTAG